A stretch of the Festucalex cinctus isolate MCC-2025b chromosome 20, RoL_Fcin_1.0, whole genome shotgun sequence genome encodes the following:
- the rab18a gene encoding ras-related protein Rab-18a — MEDDILTTLKILIIGESGVGKSSLLLRFTDDTFDPEQTATIGVDFKVKTISVDGNKAKLAIWDTAGQERFRTLTPSYYRGAQGVILVYDVTRRETFTKLENWLNELETYCTRNDLVKMLVGNKIDKESHELDRAEGLKFARKHSMLFIEASAKTRDGVQCAFEELVEKIIQSPGLWQSESHGRAVQLTDEDAGGGGGCGGYCSLL; from the exons ATGGAAGACGACATTCTGACAACGTTGAAAATACTAATCATCGGAGAAAGTGGTGTCGGGAAATCCAG CCTCCTCCTCAGATTCACAGATGACACATTTGACCCAGAGCAAACGGCTACAATAG GTGTTGACTTCAAAGTGAAGACCATCAGTGTAGATGGCAATAAGGCAAAGCTGGCAATATGG GACACTGCTGGGCAGGAGCGTTTCAGAACCCTGACACCCAGTTACTACCGCGGTGCACAAGGCGTCATCCTAG TGTACGATGTCACGAGACGAGAAACTTTTACCAAACTGGAAAACTGGCTCAATGAGCTGGAAACGTATTGCACAAGGAATGATCTGGTGAAAATGCTTGTTGGAAACAAAATAGATAAG GAAAGCCACGAGCTCGACAGGGCCGAAGGGCTGAAGTTTGCAAGAAAACATTCCATGCTTTTTATAG AGGCGAGCGCAAAAACCCGCGACGGCGTTCAGTGCGCGTTTGAAGAGCTAGTGGAGAAGATCATCCAGAGTCCGGGATTGTGGCAGAGCGAGAGCCACGGCAGAGCGGTGCAGCTCACCGACGAGGACgctggaggcggcggcggctgcgGCGGATACTGCTCGCTGCTCTAG